One window of the Rhipicephalus microplus isolate Deutch F79 chromosome 2, USDA_Rmic, whole genome shotgun sequence genome contains the following:
- the LOC142795860 gene encoding uncharacterized protein LOC142795860, whose amino-acid sequence MLSNPFCFLIQVAAVFLGGQHSPIDHASATVTSKEWTCAQVPDRATRADGCIDDVASLPFVTPPAWHRSSTTSCHVDAQALIKSLTPPLFTSGPGSSKPDGMLSNPFCFLIQVAAVFLGGQHSPIDHASATVTSKEWTCAQVPDRATRADGCIDDVASLPFVTPPAWHRSSTTSCHVDAQALIKSLTPPLFTSGPGSSKPDGMLSNPFCFLIQVAAVFLGGQHSPIDHASATVTSKEWTCAQVPDRATRADGCIDDVASLPFVTPPAWHRSSTTSCHVDAQALIKSLTPPLFTSGPGSSKPDGMLSNPFCFLIQVGDCSLAYSYRSDDRFLLLLPCPRFAKHIFMRFSSVIVNLLVCGDIESNPGPSDKDLLAQLLAGQNKISATVENIQANQKKFESKITTLAEKINGIEQQLSSLNKLTTQVNDMEKVISHQSAALASLIEKVDDLENRSRRNNLIIYGLDETSVESSEELEKKVVEGIFLEKLQVPTPAIERIHRLGFKGAKTRPVILKFLNYREKESILRKSYKLKGTSLSLSQDFSKRVREIRKNLWNSATEDRARGGKVKLVHDKLCVDGTFYTWNDERNERCQLNKAPRK is encoded by the coding sequence ATGCTCAGCAACCCTTTCTGCTTTTTAATACAGGTTGCAGCTGTCTTTCTCGGAGGACAGCACTCACCTATCGACCATGCTTCAGCTACTGTGACAAGCAAAGAATGGACATGCGCCCAGGTACCAGATCGCGCGACACGTGCGGATGgctgcatcgacgatgtggcgtcactcccctttgtcacgccgCCTGCCTGGCACCGAAGTTCAACGACGTCATGTCACGTGGACGCTCAAGCTCTTATAAAAAGCCTCACACCGCCGTTATTcaccagtgggccaggcagcagcaaaCCGGACGGAATGCTCAGCAACCCTTTCTGCTTTTTAATACAGGTTGCAGCTGTCTTTCTCGGAGGACAGCACTCACCTATCGACCATGCTTCAGCTACTGTGACAAGCAAAGAATGGACATGCGCCCAGGTACCAGATCGCGCGACACGTGCGGATGgctgcatcgacgatgtggcgtcactcccctttgtcacgccgCCTGCCTGGCACCGAAGTTCAACGACGTCATGTCACGTGGACGCTCAAGCTCTTATAAAAAGCCTCACACCGCCGTTATTcaccagtgggccaggcagcagcaaaCCGGACGGAATGCTCAGCAACCCTTTCTGCTTTTTAATACAGGTTGCAGCTGTCTTTCTCGGAGGACAGCACTCACCTATCGACCATGCTTCAGCTACTGTGACAAGCAAAGAATGGACATGCGCCCAGGTACCAGATCGCGCGACACGTGCGGATGgctgcatcgacgatgtggcgtcactcccctttgtcacgccgCCTGCCTGGCACCGAAGTTCAACGACGTCATGTCACGTGGACGCTCAAGCTCTTATAAAAAGCCTCACACCGCCGTTATTcaccagtgggccaggcagcagcaaaCCGGACGGAATGCTCAGCAACCCTTTCTGCTTTTTAATACAGGTTGGTGATTGCTCATTAGCTTACTCGTACCGTAGTGATGACCGGTTCTTATTGCTGCTGCCCTGCCCACGTTTTGCTAAACATATTTTTATGCGCTTTTCTTCTGTTATCGTAAACTTGTTGGTATGTGGTGACATCGAGTCGAATCCCGGTCCGTCTGATAAAGATCTGCTGGCGCAGCTATTAGCCGGCCAAAATAAAATTAGTGCTACCGTAGAAAATATCCAAGCCAACCAAAAGAAATTTGAGAGTAAGATCACTACCTTAGCTGAAAAGATTAACGGGATAGAACAGCAGCTTTCCAGCCTCAATAAATTAACAACTCAAGTAAACGACATGGAGAAGGTTATTTCACATCAGAGTGCTGCATTAGCCTCACTCATTGAAAAAGTAGATGACCTAGAGAACAGAAGTCGCAGAAATAACTTAATAATATATGGCTTGGATGAGACGTCGGTAGAATCTAGTGAGGAGCTAGAAAAGAAAGTTGTAGAAGGTATTTTCTTGGAAAAACTGCAAGTACCGACTCCCGCTATAGAAAGAATTCATAGGCTTGGCTTCAAGGGTGCAAAAACTCGCCCCGTAATCCTTAAATTCTTGAATTATCGTGAAAAGGAAAGCATTCTCAGAAAATCCTATAAATTAAAAGGCacatccctctctctttctcaggATTTCTCCAAGCGAGTGCGAGAGATACGAAAAAATCTTTGGAACAGTGCAACAGAAGATAGAGCAAGGGGTGGTAAAGTCAAACTCGTTCATGACAAACTTTGTGTCGATGGTACTTTTTACACGTGGAATGACGAGAGAAATGAACGCTGTCAACTAAATAAAGCACCTCGTAAATGA